In a genomic window of Ipomoea triloba cultivar NCNSP0323 chromosome 3, ASM357664v1:
- the LOC116013616 gene encoding ras-related protein RABA2b-like — translation MSYKVDHEYDYLFKIVLIGDSGVGKSNILSRFTRNEFCLESKSTIGVEFATRTLQVEGKTVKAQIWDTAGQERYRAITSAYYRGAVGALLVYDITKNQTFENVHRWLRELRDHADSNIVIMLAGNKSDLNHLRAVAEQDARVMAEKEGLSFLETSALEALNVEKAFQTILLDIYQIISRKALAAQEAGAVPGQGTAINVADNNANANKGACCSG, via the exons ATGTCGTATAAGGTGGATCACGAGTACGATTACCTGTTCAAGATTGTATTGATTGGAGATTCGGGTGTCGGGAAATCTAATATACTTTCTAGATTTACACGAAACGAGTTCTGTTTGGAGTCTAAATCCACCATCGGCGTCGAATTCGCCACTAGAACCCTCCAG GTGGAGGGGAAGACAGTGAAAGCACAAATATGGGACACCGCGGGGCAAGAGAGATATCGGGCCATCACGAGCGCCTATTACCGAGGAGCCGTGGGGGCCCTCTTGGTCTACGACATAACCAAGAACCAAACCTTCGAGAACGTGCACCGGTGGCTCCGCGAGCTCCGGGACCACGCCGACAGCAACATCGTCATCATGTTGGCCGGCAACAAGTCGGACCTGAACCACCTGCGGGCGGTGGCGGAGCAGGACGCGCGCGTCATGGCCGAGAAAGAAGGCCTCTCGTTCCTCGAAACCTCGGCTTTAGAAGCCTTAAACGTGGAGAAGGCGTTTCAGACGATCTTGTTGGATATTTACCAGATTATTAGCAGGAAAGCGCTGGCGGCGCAAGAGGCGGGGGCGGTTCCTGGCCAAGGCACTGCCATTAACGTTGCAGACAACAATGCTAACGCGAACAAAGGAGCTTGTTGTTCTGGGTAA
- the LOC116012624 gene encoding protein DA1-related 2-like isoform X1 — translation MSSSTSLSHLSQPCIYGHSVSPRTERKSRFMKWLSKLFKGSSSKGVASGQQPQFLGEENMVWRTPIRPVDERSRAKEREELERAIARSLAEGLKRPSGNNGYRWRADNDDDVTRSLRGNGLNSSTFPSYPPQYAPRDYSPRGYRVCGGCHQEIGFGNYLGCMGTFFHPECFRCHACSYPITEHEFSLSGNKSYHKSCFKELTHPRCEVCHQFIPANGSGLIEYRCHPFWSQKYCPSHEHDNTARCCSCERLESWDARYVSLGDGRSLCLECMESAIMDTGDCQPLYHSIRDFYEGMNMRIDQQVPMLLVERQALNEAIEGEKHGFHHMPETRGLCLSEEQTVSSIQRRPRMGGRGFVGMRTQPQRLPRRCEVTAILVLYGLPRLLTGAILAHELMHAWLRLKGYRNLNPQVEEGICQVLSHMWLESEVMPTGYRNMPSTSTASSSSAWSLSSSKKGGRSASENKLGEFFKHQILNDASPAYGEGFRAAHVAVNKYGLRSTLEHIRLTGTFPI, via the exons ATGTCTTCTTCAACCAGTCTCAGCCATCTCTCCCAGCCTTGCATTTATG GGCACTCTGTTTCTCCCCGCACAGAACGGAAATCCAGGTTTATGAAATGGTTGAGTAAGCTTTTCAAAGGGAGTTCGAGTAAGGGTGTAGCTAGTGGACAGCAGCCTCAGTTTCTAGGAGAGGAAAACATGGTTTGGCGTACTCCAATTAGACCCGTG GATGAACGCTCTAGAGCTAAGGAAAGGGAGGAATTGGAACGTGCAATTGCGCGCTCTCTGGCTGAAGGTTTGAAGAGGCCTAGTGGTAACAATG GCTACAGATGGAGGGCAGACAATGATGACGATGTAACAAGGTCACTTCGCGGCAATGGGCTTAACTCATCAACATTCCCCTCGTATCCTCCTCAATATGCCCCGAGGGATTATTCTCCAAGAGGCTATAG GGTATGTGGTGGTTGCCACCAGGAAATTGGCTTTGGCAACTATTTGGGATGCATGGGGACTTTCTTCCATCCAGAATGCTTTCGTTGTCATGCGTGTAGTTACCCTATCACAGAACATGAG TTTTCTCTGTCAGGGAATAAGTCATACCATAAGTCGTGCTTCAAAGAACTGACTCATCCTAGATGTGAAGTCTGCCATCAATTT ATCCCAGCAAATGGATCTGGCTTGATCGAGTATAGATGCCACCCCTTTTGGTCTCAGAAATATTGTCCTTCACATGAGCATGATAACACTGCACGCTGCTGCAGTTGTGAACGATTGGAG TCATGGGATGCGAGATACGTATCGCTTGGAGATGGTCGGAGCTTATGCTTGGAGTGCATGGAATCTGCTATCATGGACACGGGGGACTGCCAACCGCTTTACCATTCCATCAGAGACTTTTATGAGGGCATGAACATGAGAATAGATCAGCAGGTTCCTATGCTCCTCGTCGAAAGACAAGCCCTCAATGAAGCTATTGAAGGGGAGAAACAT gGGTTCCACCACATGCCTGAAACCAGAGGCCTATGCCTGTCTGAGGAGCAGACAGTTAGCAGT ATACAGAGAAGACCAAGAATGGGTGGCCGTGGATTTGTAGGAATGCGTACACAGCCTCAGAGACTACCTCGAAGATGTGAAGTTACAGCAATCTTAGTCTTATACGGTCTCCCAAG ATTACTGACTGGCGCCATTCTTGCACACGAATTAATGCATGCCTGGTTACGTCTGAAAG GATACCGCAATCTCAACCCTCAAGTAGAAGAAGGGATTTGCCAGGTGCTTTCCCACATGTGGCTCGAGTCAGAGGTGATGCCAACCGGATACAGAAATATGCCATCGACATCAACAGCTTCGTCCTCGTCAGCATGGTCGTTGTCTTCTTCCAAGAAAGGCGGAAGGTCTGCCTCGGAGAACAAGCTGGGCGAGTTTTTCAAGCATCAGATATTAAACGATGCTTCCCCCGCCTATGGAGAAGGCTTCAGAGCGGCTCATGTAGCCGTGAACAAGTATGGATTAAGAAGTACCTTGGAACACATTCGTCTTACAGGCACTTTTCCCATATAA
- the LOC116012624 gene encoding protein DA1-related 2-like isoform X2, giving the protein MSSSTSLSHLSQPCIYGHSVSPRTERKSRFMKWLSKLFKGSSSKGVASGQQPQFLGEENMVWRTPIRPVDERSRAKEREELERAIARSLAEGLKRPSGYRWRADNDDDVTRSLRGNGLNSSTFPSYPPQYAPRDYSPRGYRVCGGCHQEIGFGNYLGCMGTFFHPECFRCHACSYPITEHEFSLSGNKSYHKSCFKELTHPRCEVCHQFIPANGSGLIEYRCHPFWSQKYCPSHEHDNTARCCSCERLESWDARYVSLGDGRSLCLECMESAIMDTGDCQPLYHSIRDFYEGMNMRIDQQVPMLLVERQALNEAIEGEKHGFHHMPETRGLCLSEEQTVSSIQRRPRMGGRGFVGMRTQPQRLPRRCEVTAILVLYGLPRLLTGAILAHELMHAWLRLKGYRNLNPQVEEGICQVLSHMWLESEVMPTGYRNMPSTSTASSSSAWSLSSSKKGGRSASENKLGEFFKHQILNDASPAYGEGFRAAHVAVNKYGLRSTLEHIRLTGTFPI; this is encoded by the exons ATGTCTTCTTCAACCAGTCTCAGCCATCTCTCCCAGCCTTGCATTTATG GGCACTCTGTTTCTCCCCGCACAGAACGGAAATCCAGGTTTATGAAATGGTTGAGTAAGCTTTTCAAAGGGAGTTCGAGTAAGGGTGTAGCTAGTGGACAGCAGCCTCAGTTTCTAGGAGAGGAAAACATGGTTTGGCGTACTCCAATTAGACCCGTG GATGAACGCTCTAGAGCTAAGGAAAGGGAGGAATTGGAACGTGCAATTGCGCGCTCTCTGGCTGAAGGTTTGAAGAGGCCTAGTG GCTACAGATGGAGGGCAGACAATGATGACGATGTAACAAGGTCACTTCGCGGCAATGGGCTTAACTCATCAACATTCCCCTCGTATCCTCCTCAATATGCCCCGAGGGATTATTCTCCAAGAGGCTATAG GGTATGTGGTGGTTGCCACCAGGAAATTGGCTTTGGCAACTATTTGGGATGCATGGGGACTTTCTTCCATCCAGAATGCTTTCGTTGTCATGCGTGTAGTTACCCTATCACAGAACATGAG TTTTCTCTGTCAGGGAATAAGTCATACCATAAGTCGTGCTTCAAAGAACTGACTCATCCTAGATGTGAAGTCTGCCATCAATTT ATCCCAGCAAATGGATCTGGCTTGATCGAGTATAGATGCCACCCCTTTTGGTCTCAGAAATATTGTCCTTCACATGAGCATGATAACACTGCACGCTGCTGCAGTTGTGAACGATTGGAG TCATGGGATGCGAGATACGTATCGCTTGGAGATGGTCGGAGCTTATGCTTGGAGTGCATGGAATCTGCTATCATGGACACGGGGGACTGCCAACCGCTTTACCATTCCATCAGAGACTTTTATGAGGGCATGAACATGAGAATAGATCAGCAGGTTCCTATGCTCCTCGTCGAAAGACAAGCCCTCAATGAAGCTATTGAAGGGGAGAAACAT gGGTTCCACCACATGCCTGAAACCAGAGGCCTATGCCTGTCTGAGGAGCAGACAGTTAGCAGT ATACAGAGAAGACCAAGAATGGGTGGCCGTGGATTTGTAGGAATGCGTACACAGCCTCAGAGACTACCTCGAAGATGTGAAGTTACAGCAATCTTAGTCTTATACGGTCTCCCAAG ATTACTGACTGGCGCCATTCTTGCACACGAATTAATGCATGCCTGGTTACGTCTGAAAG GATACCGCAATCTCAACCCTCAAGTAGAAGAAGGGATTTGCCAGGTGCTTTCCCACATGTGGCTCGAGTCAGAGGTGATGCCAACCGGATACAGAAATATGCCATCGACATCAACAGCTTCGTCCTCGTCAGCATGGTCGTTGTCTTCTTCCAAGAAAGGCGGAAGGTCTGCCTCGGAGAACAAGCTGGGCGAGTTTTTCAAGCATCAGATATTAAACGATGCTTCCCCCGCCTATGGAGAAGGCTTCAGAGCGGCTCATGTAGCCGTGAACAAGTATGGATTAAGAAGTACCTTGGAACACATTCGTCTTACAGGCACTTTTCCCATATAA
- the LOC116012623 gene encoding protein NEDD1, whose amino-acid sequence MNSTDSIKPLLAAAAGDTVKLFDLSLEPRDTCILTYTPSPGSQVNSVKWSHTNLVVASAGDDKKISLWRKNGQTLGTIPAAGSDSGDSIEESISTINFNNKGSRYLCSGGSGQVVRIWDLQRKRCIKWLKGHSDTITGAMYNCKDEHLASISFNGDLILHNLASGARAAELKDPNEQVLRVLDYSRISRHLLVTAGDDGSIHLWDTTGRSPKVSWLKQHSAPTTGISFSPSNDKIIASVGLDKKLYTFDSGSRRPAFCIPYEAPFSSLAFTDDGLTLAAGTSSGRVVFYDIRGKPQPLTVQRAFGNSEAVTSLCWQRSKPIIVNENNCTAETALLGTAVEDSILMPDPLPAVTSSSLSTSTTVSGSRNTGRTGPSVDSLSFLSGGSGSTSGTRFTSEETPIRNELWKGGALGRLNAPRYNFKDDMEVFSPLVDVQPITPSLDKLWDDHDASKKDHEKKSSFLLPSRRFPLLDEGASENLSVFDWKSSTVSKQDDIRSSLSQMASTPSASSRSDDSSSITPPEAWGGERFSDRLAHLRQSRFAMSTSSSLASGTMFSGLQDTFPASHSMSSLTSSSLSLENLRVRETSNEETSLGSSDHVPLSSTSLSLGTKGLTGQGSLDSLGTALALPRKFSSYAERISTTSSFSDGTLSVGSPKTKKTGAETREELLNSLLSRSDTASPKATGAFQSMNGDVKQPMKNSSQPDSQQGSSFTLQLYQRTLEETLASFQKSIHEDMRNLHIEILRQFHMQEVETSSVMKSILENQAELMREIQLLRKETQQLRQLL is encoded by the exons ATGAATTCCACGGATTCGATAAAGCCATTGttggccgccgccgccggcgacACCGTGAAGCTCTTCGACCTCTCGTTGGAGCCTCGCGACACTTGCATTCTCACCTACACGCCGTCTCCGGGCTCGCAAGTTAACTCCGTCAAGTGGAGCCACACCA ATTTGGTGGTGGCTAGTGCCGGAGACGACAAGAAGATTTCCTTGTGGAGAAAGAATGGGCAGACGCTGGGGACTATTCCGGCAGCAGGCAGCGATAGTGGTGATAGTATCGAG GAATCCATTTCTACCATCAACTTTAACAACAAAGGATCAAGATATCTTTGTTCTGGAGGAAGTGGTCAAGTTGTTAGAATATGGGATTTGCAGCGGAAACGATGCATTAAATGGTTGAAAGGTCATAGTGATACAATAACTGGTGCAATGTACAATTGCAAAGATGAGCACCTAGCTTCTATCAGCTTTAATGGGGATCTTATACTTCACAACCTTGCTTCTGGTGCTAGAGCTGCTGAACTCAAGGATCCTAATGAGCAG GTTCTGAGAGTGCTCGATTATTCTAGGATTAGCAGACACTTGTTGGTTACAGCTGGTGACGATGGATCTATCCACCTTTGGGATACAACCGGTCGAAGCCCAAAG GTTTCTTGGTTAAAGCAGCATTCTGCCCCAACTACTGGCATTAGTTTTTCACCATCCAATGACAAG ATTATTGCTAGCGTTGGTTTGGATAAGAAGCTGTACACTTTTGACTCAGGATCTAGACGGCCAGCATTTTGCATTCCTTATGAAGCACCATTTTCTTCACTTGCATTTACAGATGATGGATTAACACTGGCAGCTGGGACGAGTAGTGGGCGGGTTGTATTTTATGATATTCGTGGGAAACCACAACCTTTGACTGTTCAACGTGCTTTTGGAAATTCTGAG GCTGTCACCAGTCTATGCTGGCAAAGATCAAAGCCTATCATTGTAAATGAAAACAACTGCACCGCAGAGACAGCTCTTTTGGGCACCGCTGTGGAGGATTCAATTTTAATGCCTGATCCGCTTCCTGCTGTGACATCATCAAGCCTTTCAACGTCCACGACAGTATCAGGTTCACGAAATACTGGTCGTACAGGTCCTTCTGTGGACTCATTATCTTTTTTATCAGGGGGTAGTGGATCCACATCAGGAACACGATTTACATCAGAGGAAACACCAATTAGAAATGAATTGTGGAAAGGTGGAGCTTTGGGAAGATTAAATGCACCTCGTTATAACTTCAAGGATGATATGGAAGTGTTTTCCCCACTTGTTGATGTTCAACCGATTACACCCTCACTTGATAAGTTGTGGGATGATCATGACGCTTCAAAGAAGGACCATGAGAAGAAATCATCGTTTTTATTACCTTCTAGAAGGTTCCCTCTTCTAGATGAAGGTGCTAGTGAAAACCTGTCAGTATTTGATTGGAAATCTAGTACAGTATCCAAGCAG GATGACATCCGCTCTTCTCTTTCACAAATGGCTTCTACTCCTAGTGCATCTTCCCGCAGTGATGACTCTTCATCCATAACTCCTCCAGAAGCTTGGGGTGGTGAGAGATTTTCTGATAGGTTAGCTCACCTCCGTCAATCCCGGTTTGCAATGTCTACTTCCAGTAGCCTTGCATCAGGAACAATGTTCTCTGGATTGCAAGATACTTTTCCAGCAAGTCACAGCATGAGCTCTCTAACCAGTTCCAGCCTGAGCTTGGAAAATTTGCGTGTCAGAGAAACTTCAAACGAAGAAACTTCATTGGGATCCTCAGATCATGTTCCCTTAAGTTCCACATCTCTTTCCCTTGGCACAAAAGGCTTAACTGGACAGGGTAGTCTGGACTCTCTTGGTACTGCATTAGCCCTCCCTCGAAAATTTTCCAGTTATGCTGAGAGAATAAGCACTACATCATCCTTCAGTGATGGAACTTTGTCAGTTGGTTCACCCAAAACTAAGAAAACTGGGGCTGAAACTAGGGAAGAGCTTTTAAATAGCTTGTTGTCAAGGTCTGATACTGCATCACCCAAAGCAACTGGTGCTTTCCAGTCAATGAAT GGAGATGTCAAGCAACCTATGAAAAACAGTTCTCAGCCTGACTCACAGCAGGGAAGTTCATTTACACTTCAATTGTATCAACGTACTCTTGAAGAAACACTTGCATCATTTCAGAAATCCATTCATGAAGATATGAGGAATCTTCACATTGAAATTTTAAGACAATTTCATATGCAGGAG GTGGAAACGTCTAGCGTCATGAAGTCGATCCTGGAAAATCAGGCCGAGCTTATGAGAGAAATTCAATTACTTAGGAAAGAAACACAACAACTCCGCCAATTATTATGA